In Trichlorobacter lovleyi, the DNA window GGAAAGGTGACCCGGAGATTCTTGAACTGGCCAAGACAGACGCCGGCGGGAAACTGCTGGCCCGTTTTGTCCCTGACTCCTCACCCGCCAGCCTCAACATCTTTACCATGAAAACCGAAGCCGCCGACCTTGTCTGGTCAAACGGAAGGCTCTGCATGATGCTGATGCGAACCATGCACAAGTCAGCCGATGGCCTGAATCACCAGGGAGGCATCGCCGTGATCTTTGATGCCGACAGCCTGCGGCAGATCAGGAATCTGGGACAAACATCTGGCCATTCTTTTGATAATGTCTTAAGCGTGAATACAGCCGGCGAGTTCATCGGCGTTGATCTTGGCGACAACTACCCGCGCGGCATACACCTGCACAGACTTAGCGACCAAAACAGGACTTCACGGGTGGTCTACACCTTCAAAACAGGCCATGGCCAGACCGCCAGAAATCCTGCCGGCAAGACCTTCCCCCCCTACCCGGACATCAGCAGGCCTGACAAGACCTATTACAAATGGTCAAACGACAACAACACCTACTCGGAGCTTGGCGGAATCATCGAAACACCACAGGGCTACATGGTTGTCTTTGCCGGCGAACCTTCACCGGAAGGCAGGGTGCTGGACAACAGCCGGTTAGGGCTCGATAAGGCTGATCCACGCAATATCGGCCTGGTTGTGGTACGCAAGGATTTCTCCACACTGGCAGGCCGCGGCAACGTTGTCCCTGATGAGCTGCTGCTTACCAGGGGACCGGCAGAAACCGGCGGTTTTTACAGCTTTAACGGTGCATGGAACGAGCAGCGCAGCACCGGCATTGTCTGGCTGACCCGCTATACTGCGGGGGATGGCTCTTCGGCCCACAACATCAAGACCGCCCGGTTGCCCGATGGCAGCATCCTGATCCTCTGGAAGACCTATCAGCCTGACAGCAACTGGGCGATGACGGTTTCAACAGATGGCACGCAACGTATTGCACCGTTCAGGCTGCCGGATCAGCTGTATCTCAACCGCCGCGATGCCATCATGGTGGATGGCAAGCGGGTCTATGCCGTTTCAGGCCACCGTGATGACAAACGGCTGGAGCTGTTTGTACTGCAGTTGCACTAAAACAAGGGGAGAAAGCTCATGGAACCTGTATCGTTTAAGGCGTTCATTGTTGAAGAAACCGCTCCGAAGCAGTTCAGCCGCCGGATTGGCGAGCGGACAGTTGCCGATCTCCCGCCGGGTGAGGTCATCATCAAGGTGGCCTATTCATCCCTTAACTACAAGGATGCGCTCTCGGCCACCGGTAATCCGGGGGTGACCAGAAACTTCCCCCATACCCCCGGCATCGACGCTGCCGGTACCATTGCCGACTGCAGCGACAACAGCTTCTCCCCCGGCCAGCAGGTGCTGGTTACCGGCTACGACCTGGGGATGAACACCAGCGGCGGTTTTGGCCAGTACATTCGTGTGCCGTCGGCCTGGGTGGTGCCGCTGCCGGACGGCCTGACCCTGCGTGAGAGCATGATCCTGGGCACCGCCGGCTTTACGGCAGCACTGTCAGTGCTGAAGCTCGTCAACAACGGCGTGACGCCGGAGCAGGGCGACATTCTGGTGACCGGGGCCAGTGGCGGCGTTGGCAGTATTGCCGTGGCGCTTTTGGCCAGGGCAGGATACCGGGTCGTGGCTGCCACCGGTAAACCGGCTACGGAATCATTGTTGAAAAAGCTGGGGGCGGCTGAAAGTATCCATCGGGATGAGCTGCTGAAAGGGGCTGAACGTCCACTGATGAAGGAACGTTGGGCCGGCGCAGTGGATGTGGCGGGGGGAGCAACCCTGGCTGCGGTGCTGAAGGCTACCCGTTACGGCGGTACCGTAACCTGTTGCGGCCTCGTTGATTCAGCAGAGCTGCCGGCAAACGTTTTCCCGTTCATTCTCAGGGGAGTCAGTCTGCTTGGCATAGATTCAGTGCAGTGCCCAATGGCGCCACGCCTCGAGGTCTGGCACCGCCTGGCCAACGACTGGAAGCTGGACAACCTTGCAGACGCGGTACATGAAATCAGCCTGGATGGATTGGAGGCGGCTATCATGGCCATGCTGGAAGGCAGGGCACAGGGACGTACCCTTGTCAGACTGTAAGACCGCACCTCCTTGCAACGAACAAAAAAGCGGTCCGGCACTGGCCGGACCGCTCATATCAAATAGTGCTCGCAGCGTGCTTTACGTGGTACGCCCTTTACGACCGATCATAACCTTGCCATGATGCGTCATAACATGCACGTTGTGGTTCGGAGCACGGCGGATTACCAGCTCATGTTTGTTGAGCATCGGCACCACAACATGTCGCGTCATCTTGACCGGAGGCACCATACCTTTCATCATCGCCACCCCCTTTCAACGTCTGTTTCTCCATAGTTAGTATACCACAGCCCGCGCCCCCCACAGCAACAAATCTGTTCAGACTTTATTACTCCAACTGAATCTGGTACTGTGAGGCCCGCTGTTTGACCGGAACCATTTTCCCGAGGAGTATGACCGTGGCACCATTACCTGCTGAACAACCTGCTGTTACGCCGACCTTACCGGTGGATCTGAGCGGTGAGGCCGACTGGACCCCTTTTGATGCACCTTCACTGGTGGGCGACTCGCTCCGCTTTGTCTCCGGTGAACCGGACGGCAACCGTTTTCGAGTCCGTTACTACCGTGACCCTGAACAACACCTGCATGCACGTATCTGGTTCGGGCCGGGAACCGAAGGCCCCCCCGGGCATGCCCACGGCGGCGCCATTGCCGCCATAATGGACGAAGCCCTTGGGTTGGCCGCCTGGGCAGAAGGCTACCCGATTGTGGTGGGCAACCTGAATGTCAGTTTCCGCGCCATGCTGCCCCTGCAACGGGTGATCACCCTTGAAAGCAAGGTGGTCTCTGTGGAAGGGCGCAAAGTCATGGTACACGGCCGCCTCTTCTGCGAGGAAACAGTTTACGCAGAGGGGCAATGCCTCTGCATCACTATTCCCGGACGATAACAACTTTAACCAGCAAACCATCACACACTCTTATCTGGAGACGAAACCCATGACCACCTGTCCCTGCGGCAGCACCAAACCCTATAGCGATTGTTGTGAACCGATCATCAAAGGCAGCCAGCCGGCAGAAACCGCCGAACAGCTGATGCGGGCCCGTTACAGCGCCTACACCCGGACTGAAATGGACTTTGTCTTCAACAGTACCGATCCGGCAAACCGTGCGGGCTACGACCATGACGGCACCCGGGCCTGGGCGGAAAACTCGGAATGGCTGGGACTGCAGATTATCGGCACCAGCAAGGGTGAAAAGGATGACACAACCGGTGAGGTTGAATTCATTGCCCGTTTCAAAGAAAACGGCACCCTGCGGGAACACCATGAAAATGCGCTTTTCACACGCAAAGAGGGCAGCTGGTACTTCAGCGACGGCGTCATGGTCAAGCCGAAGCCGATCACCGTCACCAAGGTTGGCCGTAACGACCCCTGTCCGTGCGGCAGTGGTCAGAAGTACAAGAAGTGCTGTGGCAAATGAGTTTTCTCTACAGCCTTGATCTGCTGGGAACTGCCGCCTTTGCCGCTTCCGGGGCACTGGCGGCTATCCGGCGGGAAATGGATCTGTTCGGCGTATTGATGCTGGGGCTGGTTACCGCCTGCGGCGGCGGCACCCTGCGTGACCTGCTGCTGGGTGATACCCCGCCGTTCATCTTCAAGGATGAAACCTACCTCTACCTCTCGGTTGCGGTTGCGCTGCTTGTCTTCATCTTCCGCCACCACCTGGAGTTTCTGCATCATCCCCTGCCCTACTTTGATGCCGTTGGACTGGGCACCTTTGTGGTGATCGGCACCGGCAAGGCACTGGAGTTCAAGCTTGGGCTGTTCGGCTCGGTCATGATGGGAGTCATGACCGCCACTGCCGGCGGTATGATCCGTGATCTGCTGTCTGCCCAGGTACCGATGGTGCTGCAGCGTGAAGTCTACGCCTCAGCCTGCCTGGCGGGCGGAACCCTGCTGTATCTGCTGCACCGCTACACCAACATCCCCCATGCCTGGTCCCTGCTTGCTGCAGCCC includes these proteins:
- a CDS encoding YhdH/YhfP family quinone oxidoreductase, whose product is MEPVSFKAFIVEETAPKQFSRRIGERTVADLPPGEVIIKVAYSSLNYKDALSATGNPGVTRNFPHTPGIDAAGTIADCSDNSFSPGQQVLVTGYDLGMNTSGGFGQYIRVPSAWVVPLPDGLTLRESMILGTAGFTAALSVLKLVNNGVTPEQGDILVTGASGGVGSIAVALLARAGYRVVAATGKPATESLLKKLGAAESIHRDELLKGAERPLMKERWAGAVDVAGGATLAAVLKATRYGGTVTCCGLVDSAELPANVFPFILRGVSLLGIDSVQCPMAPRLEVWHRLANDWKLDNLADAVHEISLDGLEAAIMAMLEGRAQGRTLVRL
- a CDS encoding PaaI family thioesterase — encoded protein: MAPLPAEQPAVTPTLPVDLSGEADWTPFDAPSLVGDSLRFVSGEPDGNRFRVRYYRDPEQHLHARIWFGPGTEGPPGHAHGGAIAAIMDEALGLAAWAEGYPIVVGNLNVSFRAMLPLQRVITLESKVVSVEGRKVMVHGRLFCEETVYAEGQCLCITIPGR
- a CDS encoding YchJ family protein yields the protein MTTCPCGSTKPYSDCCEPIIKGSQPAETAEQLMRARYSAYTRTEMDFVFNSTDPANRAGYDHDGTRAWAENSEWLGLQIIGTSKGEKDDTTGEVEFIARFKENGTLREHHENALFTRKEGSWYFSDGVMVKPKPITVTKVGRNDPCPCGSGQKYKKCCGK
- a CDS encoding trimeric intracellular cation channel family protein yields the protein MSFLYSLDLLGTAAFAASGALAAIRREMDLFGVLMLGLVTACGGGTLRDLLLGDTPPFIFKDETYLYLSVAVALLVFIFRHHLEFLHHPLPYFDAVGLGTFVVIGTGKALEFKLGLFGSVMMGVMTATAGGMIRDLLSAQVPMVLQREVYASACLAGGTLLYLLHRYTNIPHAWSLLAAALLVISMRLLAIRYNWALPRANDFYRD